From the genome of Fundulus heteroclitus isolate FHET01 chromosome 9, MU-UCD_Fhet_4.1, whole genome shotgun sequence, one region includes:
- the arrdc2 gene encoding arrestin domain-containing protein 2 isoform X1: MIFNKLRKFLVVFDSPELDCPPVFSSGDVVSGRVVLELFGETKVDSLKLHAEGFAKVHWTESRSAGSSTAYTQNYSDEVEYLNRREVLLQADNGEATVLPAGRHEFPFSFQLPEETLVTSFEGKHGSIRYWVKVKLHRPWCPVRKIKKEFTVIEPIDINTPSLLAPQAGTKDKLARTWYRNFGQVSVTAKIDRKGYTPGEVIPVFAEFDNATSRSIVPKAFLTQTQTFIARGTMKQKRSVVATLCGDIVSAKTRETWHGRAIKIPPVGPSIQQCRIIKVEYMLKVCVDVPGTSKLCLELPLVIGTIPLHPFGSRTSSISSNYSVNLEWLRMAIPEQPEPPPEYSSVVTEEEAEQQNNAAVQQPAEDLSGIMERPLMAFVQEFRFRPPPVYCEIDPNPQPLNIRPRCMTC, translated from the exons ATGATTTTCAACAAGTTGAGAAAGTTCCTCGTTGTTTTCGACTCCCCGGAGTTGGACTGTCCCCCGGTGTTCAGCAGCGGGGACGTGGTGTCCGGCCGGGTGGTGCTGGAGCTGTTCGGCGAGACCAAGGTGGACTCGCTGAAGCTGCACGCCGAGGGGTTCGCCAAAGTGCACTGGACCGAGTCCCGGTCGGCCGGCTCCAGCACGGCGTACACCCAGAACTACAGCGACGAGGTGGAGTACCTGAACAGGAGAGAGGTGCTGCTGCAGGCAG ACAATGGTGAGGCGACAGTCCTTCCTGCTGGCAGACACGAGTTCCCGTTCAGCTTCCAGCTTCCAGAGGAGACGCTCGTCACCTCCTTCGAGGGGAAGCATGGCAGCATCCGCTACTGGGTCAAAGTTAAGCTGCACAGGCCGTGGTGTCCCGTCAGGAAAATCAAGAAGGAGTTTACCGTCATCGAGCCCATCGACATCAACACGCCAAGCCTGCTG GCTCCACAGGCGGGGACAAAGGACAAGTTGGCCAGGACGTGGTACCGCAACTTTGGACAGGTGTCTGTAACGGCAAAAATTGACCGCAAAGGCTACACCCCAG GTGAGGTCATACCCGTATTTGCGGAGTTCGACAACGCCACCTCCAGGTCAATCGTGCCCAAAGCCTTCCTCACTCAGACTCAGACCTTCATCGCCCGCGGCACCATGAAGCAGAAGCGCTCGGTGGTTGCCACGCTGTGCGGCGACATCGTGAGCGCCAAGACCAGAGAGACCTGGCACGGTCGGGCCATCAAGATCCCACCAGTGGGTCCGTCCATCCAGCAGTGCCGCATCATCAAAGTGGAGTACATGCTGAAG GTTTGTGTCGACGTTCCGGGGACGTCCAAGCTGTGCTTGGAGCTGCCTCTAGTCATTGGCACCATCCCGCTCCATCCCTTCGGCAGCCGGACGTCCAGCATCAGCAGCAATTACAGCGTCAACCTGGAGTGGCTGCGTATGGCCATCCCGGAGCAGCCTGAGC ctcctcctgaatACAGCTCTGTGGTgacggaggaggaggcagagcagCAAAACAACGCGGCGGTCCAGCAGCCGGCTGAAGACCTGAGCGGGATCATGGAGCGACCCCTCATGGCTTTTGTCCAAGAGTTTCGCTTCCGACCTCCACCAGTTTACTGTGAG ATCGACCCCAACCCCCAGCCCCTCAACATCAGACCTCGCTGCATGACATGTTGA
- the arrdc2 gene encoding arrestin domain-containing protein 2 isoform X2, giving the protein MSLSCIKTFRLELDGPADAAFTVGEVVSGQVVLELCRDTRVHSMKVQGRGVATTHWLENHGMNSVYNDYTSKVTYFRKRQHLIRDNGEATVLPAGRHEFPFSFQLPEETLVTSFEGKHGSIRYWVKVKLHRPWCPVRKIKKEFTVIEPIDINTPSLLAPQAGTKDKLARTWYRNFGQVSVTAKIDRKGYTPGEVIPVFAEFDNATSRSIVPKAFLTQTQTFIARGTMKQKRSVVATLCGDIVSAKTRETWHGRAIKIPPVGPSIQQCRIIKVEYMLKVCVDVPGTSKLCLELPLVIGTIPLHPFGSRTSSISSNYSVNLEWLRMAIPEQPEPPPEYSSVVTEEEAEQQNNAAVQQPAEDLSGIMERPLMAFVQEFRFRPPPVYCEIDPNPQPLNIRPRCMTC; this is encoded by the exons ATGTCTCTGAGCTGCATCAAGACTTTCAGGCTGGAGTTGGACGGTCCTGCTGATGCAGCCTTCACGGTTGGGGAGGTGGTGTCCGGCCAGGTGGTCCTGGAGCTCTGCAGGGACACGCGGGTGCACTCCATGAAGGTGCAAGGCAGAGGGGTCGCCACCACGCACTGGCTGGAGAACCATGGCATGAACTCTGTGTATAACGACTACACGTCCAAAGTCACCTATTTTAGGAAGAGGCAACATCTGATCCGAG ACAATGGTGAGGCGACAGTCCTTCCTGCTGGCAGACACGAGTTCCCGTTCAGCTTCCAGCTTCCAGAGGAGACGCTCGTCACCTCCTTCGAGGGGAAGCATGGCAGCATCCGCTACTGGGTCAAAGTTAAGCTGCACAGGCCGTGGTGTCCCGTCAGGAAAATCAAGAAGGAGTTTACCGTCATCGAGCCCATCGACATCAACACGCCAAGCCTGCTG GCTCCACAGGCGGGGACAAAGGACAAGTTGGCCAGGACGTGGTACCGCAACTTTGGACAGGTGTCTGTAACGGCAAAAATTGACCGCAAAGGCTACACCCCAG GTGAGGTCATACCCGTATTTGCGGAGTTCGACAACGCCACCTCCAGGTCAATCGTGCCCAAAGCCTTCCTCACTCAGACTCAGACCTTCATCGCCCGCGGCACCATGAAGCAGAAGCGCTCGGTGGTTGCCACGCTGTGCGGCGACATCGTGAGCGCCAAGACCAGAGAGACCTGGCACGGTCGGGCCATCAAGATCCCACCAGTGGGTCCGTCCATCCAGCAGTGCCGCATCATCAAAGTGGAGTACATGCTGAAG GTTTGTGTCGACGTTCCGGGGACGTCCAAGCTGTGCTTGGAGCTGCCTCTAGTCATTGGCACCATCCCGCTCCATCCCTTCGGCAGCCGGACGTCCAGCATCAGCAGCAATTACAGCGTCAACCTGGAGTGGCTGCGTATGGCCATCCCGGAGCAGCCTGAGC ctcctcctgaatACAGCTCTGTGGTgacggaggaggaggcagagcagCAAAACAACGCGGCGGTCCAGCAGCCGGCTGAAGACCTGAGCGGGATCATGGAGCGACCCCTCATGGCTTTTGTCCAAGAGTTTCGCTTCCGACCTCCACCAGTTTACTGTGAG ATCGACCCCAACCCCCAGCCCCTCAACATCAGACCTCGCTGCATGACATGTTGA